A genomic region of Megalobrama amblycephala isolate DHTTF-2021 linkage group LG6, ASM1881202v1, whole genome shotgun sequence contains the following coding sequences:
- the ecrg4a gene encoding augurin-A: MVSEKFYLRLLTFVALLTVLALSDVASENTLEKLLMKKVDGDVKPAAAVAVTPSKAKQFLASLKRPKRNLWDRSRPDVQQWIQQFMYMGFDEARLETDLAYWMDQHRSNDQGRQHHYDENSPMGPRDAGSYRHGANVNYDYY, from the exons ATGGTTTCTGAGAAGTTTTACCTGCGACTTCTCACCTTTGTGGCTCTACTGACTGTACTGGCTCTCTCAG ATGTTGCTAGTGAGAACACACTGGAAAAACTCTTGATGAAAAAAg TGGACGGTGATGTAAAGCCAGCTGCAGCTGTGGCTGTGACTCCCTCCAAGGCCAAACAGTTCCTGGCCTCACTTAAAAGGCCCAAAAGAAACCTGTGGGACCGCAGCCGCCCTGACGTTCAGCAGTGGATCCAACAGTTCATGTATATGGGCTTTGATGAAGCG AGACTTGAAACTGATCTCGCCTATTGGATGGACCAGCACCGATCCAATGACCAAGGTCGCCAGCATCACTACGATGAAAACTCTCCCATGGGGCCTCGGGACGCTGGATCATACAGACATGGAGCAAATGTCAACTATGACTACTACTAA